The proteins below are encoded in one region of Brassica napus cultivar Da-Ae chromosome A6, Da-Ae, whole genome shotgun sequence:
- the LOC106380004 gene encoding abscisic acid receptor PYL11, whose product MKTSQQQHRCGSTLVQTINAPLPLVWSILRRFDYPQAYKQFVKTCDLSSGDGGEGSVRDVTVVSGLPAGYSIERLDELDDESHVMAISIIGGDHRLLNYRSKTTAFVAAEEEEKTVVVESYMVDVPKGNSVEETTSFADTIVGFNLKSLAKLSENIWHPSENRSSKICSS is encoded by the coding sequence ATGAAAACATCTCAACAACAACATCGTTGCGGTTCGACACTAGTACAAACCATCAATGCTCCATTGCCTCTGGTGTGGTCAATACTACGACGTTTCGACTACCCGCAAGCCTATAAACAATTCGTTAAAACGTGCGATCTAAGCTCCGGCGATGGAGGAGAAGGCTCTGTCCGTGACGTGACGGTGGTTTCCGGTCTTCCGGCGGGTTACAGCATAGAGAGGTTAGATGAGCTAGACGATGAGTCTCACGTAATGGCGATTAGCATTATTGGCGGTGACCACCGTCTCCTTAATTACCGGTCTAAAACAACGGCGTTTGTGGCggcagaggaggaggagaagacggtggtggtggagagttATATGGTGGATGTGCCGAAAGGAAATAGTGTGGAGGAAACAACGTCCTTTGCTGATACCATCGTTGGGTTTAATCTTAAGTCATTGGCTAAGCTCTCGGAGAATATATGGCACCCAAGCGAAAATCGTAGTTCTAAAATTTGTAGTAGTTAA
- the LOC106382455 gene encoding 28 kDa heat- and acid-stable phosphoprotein-like: MGRGKFKGKPTGQRRFSSAADILAGTSAARPRSFKQKEAEYEEDVEEESEEESEEESEDESDVKKKGHEALIEVDNPNRAKPKTLKARDLDASKTTELSRREREELEKQRAHERYMRLQEQGKTEQARKDLDRLALIRQQREEAAKKREEEKAAKDAKKVDARK; the protein is encoded by the exons ATGGGAAGAGGCAAGTTCAAGGGGAAACCTACTGGCCAGCGCCGATTCTCAAGTGCAGCTGATATTC TTGCTGGAACTTCTGCTGCGCGTCCTCGGTCATTCAAGCAG AAAGAAGCTGAGTACGAGGAAGATGTTGAAGAGGAGTCTGAAGAGGAATCTGAAGAGGAATCCGAAGATGAATCTGAT GTGAAGAAGAAAGGACATGAAGCTCTTATCGAAGTTGACAATCCTAACAGAGCCAAACCAAAGACTTTAAAAGCTAGAGACCTTGAT GCTAGTAAAACCACTGAACTCTCAAGGCGTGAAAG GGAGGAGCTAGAGAAGCAGCGAGCTCATGAGCGTTACATGAGGTTGCAGGAGCAAGGCAAAACCGAACAAGCAAGAAAGGATTTGG ATCGTCTGGCTCTGATTCGCCAACAGAGAGAAGAAGCGGCCAAGAAGCGAGAAGAGGAAAAAGCAG CGAAAGACGCCAAGAAAGTAGATGCTCGCAAATGA
- the LOC106382456 gene encoding transcription elongation factor 1 homolog, translated as MGKRKSRAKPATTKRMDKLDTVFSCPFCNHGSSVECQINMKEMIGIATCRICEESFSTTITALSEAIDIYSEWIDECERVNTVEDDVEQEEEVEEEEVYEQEEEVEEEDDEDERVSVKRKFNYRDD; from the exons ATGGGGAAGAGGAAGTCAAGGGCAAAGCCGGCTACAACGAAGCGAATGGACAAGCTTGACACTGTCTTCAGCTGTCCTTTTTGCAATCACGGCTCTAGTGTCGAATGCCAAAT TAATATGAAGGAGATGATTGGTATTGCCACTTGTAgaatctgtgaagaaagctttaGCACTACTATCACAG CTTTGAGTGAAGCTATAGACAT CTACAGCGAATGGATTGATGAGTGCGAGAGGGTCAATACTGTGGAAGATGATGTTGAGCAAGAAGAGGaagtagaggaagaagaagtatatgaacaagaagaagaagtggaggaagaggatgatgaagatgaacgtGTGTCTGTTAAAAGGAAGTTTAACTACCGAGACGATTGA
- the LOC106401360 gene encoding pollen-specific protein-like At4g18596 — translation MAAKAIVFSLFIVSTVCLSSLAGFTAADADDFDIFQIQGSVYCDTCRVQFVTRLSQFLEGAKVKLECRSRTNGTLTLTKEAVTDKSGSYKIEVTGDHEEEVCELVLVQSPDIGCSDVSKEAYLRNAAKISLTANDGIVSHETRIVNPLGFMVKTPLADCPAAFKELGIVPDVIF, via the exons atggCTGCCAAAGCaatcgtcttctctctctttatcgTCTCCACCGTGTGTTTGTCCTCTCTCGCCGGTTTTACTGCCGCAGATGCTGATGATTTTGACATTTTCCAGATTCAGGGATCAGTTTACTGTGACACTTGCCGTGTCCAGTTTGTTACCCGTCTCAGCCAATTCCTCGAAG GGGCGAAAGTGAAGTTGGAGTGCAGAAGCAGAACAAACGGAACCCTAACGTTGACCAAAGAAGCCGTTACCGACAAATCAGGAAGCTACAAGATTGAAGTAACCGGTGACCACGAAGAAGAAGTTTGCGAGCTCGTGTTGGTCCAATCACCGGACATTGGTTGCAGTGATGTCAGCAAAGAGGCTTATTTACGTAACGCCGCTAAGATCAGTTTAACGGCGAATGACGGAATCGTCTCTCACGAGACACGTATCGTTAACCCTCTCGGTTTCATGGTTAAGACCCCGTTAGCTGATTGTCCCGCTGCTTTCAAGGAACTCGGTATTGTCCCTGACGTCATTTTCTAA
- the LOC106382453 gene encoding rac-like GTP-binding protein ARAC2, whose amino-acid sequence MSTARFIKCVTVGDGAVGKTCMLISYTSNTFPTDYVPTVFDNFSANVVVDGSTVNLGLWDTAGQEDYNRLRPLSYRGADVFLLAFSLISKASYENIYKKWLPELKHYAPTIPIVLVGTKLDLRDDKQFLKDHPGAASITTAQGEELRKMIGAVRYLECSSKTQQNVKSVFDTAIRVALRPPKAKKKIKPLKTKRSRTCFFL is encoded by the exons atgagcACAGCAAGATTCATCAAGTGTGTGACTGTCGGAGATGGAGCCGTGGGGAAGACTTGTATGTTAATTTCATATACCAGCAATACTTTTCCTACG GATTATGTTCCGACAGTTTTCGACAATTTCAGTGCGAACGTGGTGGTCGATGGAAGTACGGTCAACCTCGGCCTCTGGGATACTGCCG GGCAGGAGGATTATAACAGGCTTCGGCCTTTGAGTTACAGAGGAGCAGATGTATTTTTATTGGCATTTTCCCTAATTAGCAAAGCCAGTTACGAGAATATTTACAAAAAG TGGCTGCCGGAGCTGAAACATTATGCGCCTACCATCCCCATTGTGCTCGTCGGAACCAAATTAG ACTTGAGGGATGACAAGCAGTTCTTGAAAGATCATCCAGGAGCAGCTTCTATAACAACTGCTCAG GGAGAAGAACTAAGAAAGATGATTGGAGCCGTCAGGTACTTAGAATGCAGCTCCAAAACCCAACAG AATGTGAAGTCAGTGTTTGATACAGCGATCCGGGTAGCTTTGAGGCCACCAAAggcaaagaagaagataaagccCTTAAAGACCAAGAGATCAAGAACATGCTTTTTCCTCTAA
- the LOC106401358 gene encoding senescence-specific cysteine protease SAG12-like produces MALTQIQIFLIVSLVSSFSLSITLSRPLLDEVAMQKRHAEWMTEHGRVYADANEKNNRYAVFKRNVERIERLNDVQSGLTFKLAVNQFADLTNEEFRSMYTGFKGNSVLSSRTKPTSFRYQNVSSDALPVSVDWRKKGAVTPIKDQGLCGSCWAFSAVAAIEGVAQIKKGKLISLSEQELVDCDTNDGGCMGGLMDTAFNYTITIGGLTSESNYPYKSTNGTCNFNKTKQIATSIKGFEDVPANDEKALMKAVAHHPVSIGIAGGDIGFQFYSSGVFSGECTTHLDHGVTAVGYGRSKNGLKYWILKNSWGPKWGERGYMRIKKDIKPKHGQCGLAMNASYPTM; encoded by the exons ATGGCTTTAACACAGATCCAAATCTTTCTCATTGTCTCTCTAGTCTCATCATTCAGTTTATCGATCACTCTTTCTCGTCCATTACTCGATGAAGTCGCCATGCAAAAGAGACATGCCGAGTGGATGACCGAACACGGCCGTGTTTACGCAGATGCGAACGAGAAAAACAACCGCTACGCTGTTTTCAAACGCAACGTGGAACGCATTGAACGCTTAAATGACGTTCAATCCGGACTAACGTTTAAACTCGCGGTGAACCAGTTTGCTGATCTAACCAACGAAGAATTCCGTTCTATGTACACTGGTTTCAAAGGAAACTCTGTGTTGTCTAGTCGAACTAAACCAACGTCGTTTAGGTACCAAAACGTTTCTTCTGATGCGTTGCCGGTTTCTGTTGATTGGAGGAAGAAAGGAGCTGTGACTCCTATCAAGGATCAAGGCTTATGCG GATCTTGTTGGGCGTTTTCAGCTGTTGCGGCTATAGAAGGAGTAGCACAGATAAAgaaagggaaactcatttctTTGTCTGAACAAGAGCTTGTCGACTGCGACACAAACGATGGTGGCTGCATGGGCGGTTTGATGGATACAGCGTTTAACTACACAATAACTATTGGCGGCTTAACCTCTGAATCAAATTATCCTTATAAAAGCACAAACGGCACTTGCAACTTCAATAAAACTAAACAGATAGCaacttctatcaaag GTTTTGAGGATGTCCCGGCTAACGATGAGAAAGCCCTAATGAAGGCAGTGGCACACCACCCGGTTAGCATTGGAATAGCGGGAGGAGATATTGGTTTCCAATTCTATTCGTCCGGTGTGTTCAGCGGAGAATGCACAACTCATCTTGATCACGGGGTAACTGCGGTTGGATACGGCCGATCTAAAAACGGATTAAAGTACTGGATCCTCAAGAATTCATGGGGACCAAAATGGGGAGAACGTGGATACATGAGGATCAAAAAAGATATCAAGCCTAAACACGGACAATGTGGTCTTGCCATgaatgcttcgtacccaactATGTGA